A region of the Veillonellaceae bacterium genome:
ACAAAAATAAATCCCCTGCCACGTCCCCAGACATAACCGTCGCTCTGCAACAGGAACGGTTACTGAGCAGCCGATAAGGGAGCTTTTTACATGCGCCGGCGAATTTCCTTCGCCATGATGGTAGGGCAGGTCTGGAATCATCCGGTTCAATGCTGCCAACATATCGGTCACTACATCAGGATCGGCATTTTCATTTATTGTTACTGCTGCCGTGGTATGAGGGACAAAGATCTGGCAAATACCATGCTGTATTTTGCCTTCTTCAACTATCTTTTGAACCTGCTCTGTAATTTCTAAAAACCCCTCAACGGGAGTGTTTAGTAGGATTTTCTCCATTTATTCCACCTCACAATATTAGCTTTATGGATAGATTTTACAAGCAAGCCACACTCTTGCCTGCGATATTTTCTCTAAT
Encoded here:
- a CDS encoding YjbQ family protein, with the protein product MEKILLNTPVEGFLEITEQVQKIVEEGKIQHGICQIFVPHTTAAVTINENADPDVVTDMLAALNRMIPDLPYHHGEGNSPAHVKSSLIGCSVTVPVAERRLCLGTWQGIYFCEFDGPRKRKVWVQLVGN